The Azospirillum humicireducens DNA segment AGCCTGGCCTGCGCCTTGTTAACCATGGTCAGCCAACTCCAGCCCAACGCCACCAGCCCGAACAGGCGCAGATAGTCGCTGGCGGCGGCGCCGGCCTCCTCCGGATCCTTCAGGCCTTTCTGGGCGATCAGGGCGGTGGCCTGCTGCAGCTTGGCGAAGGCCTTGGCCAGCGGCATCACGAACTCGCCCAACTCGTCCTTCTCCATCGCCGCCTCGATGTCGCGGCCGACGGGGTGGAAGAAATGACGGAGCAGGCGGCCCACGTCCTGCGGCAGCTTGCGGCCGACGAGGTCGAGCGCCTGGATGCCGTTGGTGCCCTCATAGATCTGGCAGATGCGGGCGTCGCGGACATACTGCTCGACACCGGTCTCCCAGATGAAGCCGTGGCCGCCATGGACCTGCACGGCGATGTTGGCCGAGTCGAAACCGATGTCGGTGAACAGCGCCTTGACGATCGGCGTCATCAACTGGACGAACTCATCGGCATCGCGGCGGGTGCGTTCGTCGGGATGCTTTTCCGCCACGTCGAGCTTGTAGGCGGTCAGCGCGCCGAGCGCACGCGCCCCTTCAGTGAAGGCGCGGGCGGTAAGCAGGTTCTTGCGCACGTCGGGATGGACGATGATCGGGTCGGCCGGCTTGTCCGGCGCCTTCACCCCCGACAGCGACCGGCCCTGGAGCCGTTCGCGGGCGTAGTTGACGGCGTTCTGGTAGGAGACCTCGGCCAGACCCAGCCCCTGGATGCCCACGGCCAGACGGGCCGCGTTCATCATCACGAACATGGCGCGCATGCCCTTATGCGGCTCGCCGACCAGCCAGCCAGTGGCGTCCTCGAAGTTCATGACGCAGGTCGAGGACGCCTTGATGCCCATCTTGTGCTCGATGGAGCCGCAGGCGACGCCGTTGCGCGCGCCCGGCGTACCGTCATCCTTCGGCAGGAACTTGGGCACCAGGAACAGGCTGATGCCGCGGGTCCCGGCCGGGGCGTCGGGCAGGCGGGCCANATCTTGGTGCCGGTAATCTTGTAGGCGCCCTCGCCATCGGGCACCGCCCTGGTGCGGATGATGCCGAGGTCGGTGCCGCAATGCGGCTCGGTCAGGCACATGGTGCCGGACCAGGTACCATCGACCAGCTTGGGCAGGAAGCGCTGCTTCAACTCGTCCGAGCCGTACATCGCCAGCGCGTTGTAGGCGCCGAGCGACAGGCCGGGATACATGCCGAAGCTGAGGTTGGCGGAGCAGATGAACTCCTCCAGCATTATGTTGACCAGCTTCGGCAGCCCCTGCCCGCCATAGGCCGGATCGCAGGCAAGACCCTGCCAGCCGGCCTCGATATAGGTGGCGTAGGCCTCCTTGAAGCCCTTGGGCGTGCGGACCTCGCCATTCTCGAAATGGCAACCCTCGCCGTCGCCCGACTGGTTCAGCGGGAACAGCACCTCCTCGCACAGCCTGGCGCCTTCCTCCAACACCTGGCCGACGAGTTCCGGCGTGGCGTCCTCATAGCCCGGCAGGGCCGACAGCTTGTCCAGGCCGACGATCTCGTCCAGGACGAAGCGCACATCCTCAAGCGGAGCCTTGTAGATCGGCATCTCTCGTTCCTCCCCCTCAGTTCCGCAGCGGCTTGCCGGTGAGCAGCATGTGCTCGATCCGGTCGATGGTGCCGCCGGTGCGCACCAGCCCCATGAACGCCTCGCGCTCCAGCCGCAGGATGTGGTCCTCGCCGACCGGCTTGGCGATGTCAGCCTCCTCGCCGCCGCTCAGCACCTCGGCCAGGGCGGCGCAAACCACCTTGTCGTGCGGTGTGACCTTGCCCTGCAGGGCGAAGCCCTCCACCGCCAGCTCCATCGCCGCCTTGGCGCTGGGGCCGGGCAGGACGTAGCTGGTGGTCTTCTCCGGCGGGGTGTAGGCCTGCGCCAGTTCCAGCGCCTTGGCCTTGGCGTCGGCCAGCAGCCGGTCGCGGTTCATGGTGATGCCGTCGGTGGCGCGGAAATACAGCAGCTCCTTGGCCTCGGCCGCCGACTTGGCGACGGTGGCGGTGCTGATGATCTCGAAGGCCTTGGCGATGCCCGGCATCGGCCCGCGCGGCGCCTTCGGGTTGGCCTGATGGCGGGCCAGCATCTCGGTGCAGCCGCCCCAGGCCGGGATCAGGCCGACACCGACCTCGACAAGGCCGACATAGGTCTCGGCATGGGCCTGGACATGGTCGGAGTGCAGCAGGATCTCGCAGCCGCCGCCTAGCGCCATGCCGCTGGGCGCCGCCACCACCGGGAAGGGGGCGTATTTCAGCGCGCGGTAGGTGCGCTGGCCGCCCTCCACCATCTCCTCGATCTGCGGCCACAGGCCGATGTTCAGCGCGAAGAGGGCGAGACCGAGATTGGCACCGACCGAGAAATTGTCGGCCTCGTTGTGGATGACCAGCGCCTTCCAGTCGCCTTTTCCGTCGCCGATCAGGCGCATCGCCTTCTCGTAGGCGGCCATGATGTCGCCGTCGACGGCGTTCATCTTGCTGGTGAACTCGACGCACAGCACGCCGTCGCCGATGTCCCACAGGCTGGCGGAGCCGTTCTTCCACACCGGCTTGCCGGCGGCGCGCTTGATGTCCGACAGCAGCAGCACGCCGTCCGGACGCACGACGGTGTCATAGACGCCGGCCGTGGTCAGGTGCTGGAGCTTGCCGCCCTCCACCCGGTAGAAGGGACGACCCGCAGCGGTCTCCACCAGCGCCGGGACCGGAATGCCTTCGGAACGGCACAGCTCGGCGAACCACTCGGTGCCCAGCCGGTCGATCAGCTCGAACGGACCCTGCTTCCAGTTGTAGCCGAGGCGCATGCCCTCATCGACGGCGACGATGCTGTCGGCAATCTCCGGCACCAGGCTGGCGGCATAGGCCAGCGTCTGGGCCAGGACGCGGCGGGCGAAGCGGCCGCCCTTGTCCGGGTGCTCGCACAGCTTGCGCAGGTCGCGGCCGGCGGAGGACACGCTGTCCAGCCGGGCCTTCTCCGAGGGGGCGTAGTCGCCGGTCTGGAGGTTGACCGACTCCTTCACCTTGCCGCCGCCGGCCTTGTTGATGCGGTAGAAGCCGCCCTTGCCCTTACGGCCGGTATAGCCCTCCGCGATCATCTTCGTGATGACCGGGTGTTCGCGCATCTGGCCGCGATAGGCGTCATTGGCCGGCAAGGTTGCCGACATGCTCTTGGCGATGTGCGGCATCAGGTCGAGACCGACCAAATCCATCAGACCGAACACGCCGGTCTTGGGGATGCCCATCGGCCGGCCGCCGACGGCGTCCGCCTCCTCCACCGTCAGGCCGAGATCGACCGCGGCATTGACCGCCGCCTGGATCCAGAAGACGCCGATGCGGTTGGCGATGAAGCCCGGCGTGTCCTTGCAATGGACGACACCCTTGCCGAGGCGGCGGTCGCAGACCTCGGCGATGGCGGCCAGCGCGTCGGCGCGGGTATCGGCGCCGCCGACGATCTCCAGCAGACGCATGTAGCGCGGCGGGTTGAAGAAGTGGGTGATCAGGAAGTCCTTGGCGAACTGCCCGCTCTGCCCCTCCGTCAGCACCGCCAGCGGGATGGTCGAGGTGTTGGACGACACCACCGAGCCCGCCTTGCGCACCGGGTCGATGCGCTTGTAGAGGTCGGCCTTGATCGCCGGGTTCTCGACGATGGCCTCGACGATCCAGTCGACGTCGGCCAGCAGGTTCAGGTCATCCTCAAGATTGCCGGGCGTGATCAGCTTGGCGTTTTTGGGATGCATGAAGGGAGCCGGATCGGTCTTCAGCATCTTGGCAACCGCACCCTTGGCGATGGCGCTGCGGTCGGCGCCCTCCTTGGCCGGGATGTCGAGCAGGACGCAGGGGATGCCGGCGTTGGCGAAATGGGCGGCGATGCCGGCCCCCATCACGCCCGCACCGATCACGGCGGCGCGTTCGATCTTCATGGTCGTTTCCTCCCCGATCCCGTTCGTCAGACCGCTTCCAGGATGGTGGCGATGCCCTGGCCGCCGCCGATGCACTGGGTCGCCAGCGCGAACTGCTTGCCTTCGCGCTTCAGCAGGGCTGCGGCCTTGCCGGTGATGCGGGCGCCGGTGGCCCCCAGCGGATGGCCGAGCGCCAGCGCGCCGCCGTCCGGATTGATGCGGGACGGGTCGATGTCGAGGTCGCGCATGCAGGCGATGGCCTGGGACGAGAAGGCCTCGTTGATCTCGATGATGTCGATGTCGTTGATCGACAGGCCGGCGCGGGCCAGCGCCTTGCGGGTCGCCGGGACCGGACCCAGCCCCATCAGCTCCGGCGCGCAGCCAGCGACGGCGACCGAGCGGATCTTCGCCAGGATCGGCAGGCCGTTGGCGCGGGCATACTCCTCCGTCGTCACCAGCACGACCGACGCGCCGTCGGTCAGCGGCGAGGAGGTGCCGGCGGTCACGGTGCCGTCGGCGGTGAAGGCCGGCTTCAGGCCGGCCAGCCCTTCGGCGTTGGTGCCGGGACGGATGCAGCCGTCCTTGTCGACCAGACCGGCCGCGGTCTGGATGCCGACGATCTCATCGGCCAGACGGCCGGCCGCCTGGGCCTCGGCGGCCTTGGCATGGGAGGCGACCGCAAGCGCCTCCTGCTCGGCGCGGGAGATGGCGTATTTGCGGGCGACATTCTCCGCGGTGATGCCCATCGAGCAGTAGGCTTCCGGATAGGATTCCTTCAGCGTCGGGTTCGGCATCGGGTTGAAGCCCATGATCGGCACGCGCGTCATCGATTCGACGCCGCCGCAGACGAAGACCTCGCCGGCGCCCATCTGGATGGCGCCGGCCGCCTGATGGATCGACTGCATGGAGGAGCCGCAATAGCGGTTCACCGTGGTCGCCGCCGCGGTCTGCGGCAGCTTGGCCAGGAAGGAGATGCTGCGGGCAACGTTCAGGCCCTGCTCACCCTCGGGGAAGGAGCAGCCGACGATGACGTCCTCGACATCCTCGGTCTTCAGGCCGGTGCGCTCGACCAGCGCCGCGATGACGCGGGCCAGCAGATCGTCGGGGCGGACCTTGGTCAGCTCGCCCTTGTGGGCGAAGGCGAAGGGCGAACGGGCATAACCGGCGATGACGACCGACTTCATGAGTGCTTCTCCTCCATGTCCTGCGTCTCCGTAATGCCGTTGCGGCGAAGATGCTCGGAGATCTGGGTGTCGATGGTGCACAGCTCCGCCAGCGTCTGTTTGACGTCGGCAAGCTGCTGTTCAAGCGCGGAAATCCGGCGGCGCGCGATGGTGCGCATGTAGCGCATCTGTTCGATCTGGGCGTCGCCGCTGTCGTAGAGGTTCAGGAAATCCTTGATCTCGGCCAGGCTGAAGCCCAGCCGCTTGCCCCGGCAGATCAGCGCCAGCCGGGCACGGTCGCGGTGGCTGTAGATGCGGGCGCCACCATGGACGCCACCACGGGCGCTGCCAATCCGTTCCGGCGACAGCAGCCCCTCATCTTCGTAATGGCGGATGGTGCGGTGGGTCAGACCGAACTCTCCAGCCAAGTCGCCGATGCCCAGGCGCGGATCGCAGCCAGGCCCCTCGGCCCTGCCGCTCTCCTCGGTGTCCATCGACGCCATGCCGTCCGCAATCCGATCCACGCCGTCCAACCTCTTCCCTGACGTTTACGTAAAGGTAAGGTCTATGCCGCTAGCTGTCAACAGACTTGTTGACCAAGCCAACCAATCCCGCGATGCGACGAAACCGAACTGTTCAGCCTCTAACAGGTGCGACGCGCCCGCACAGTGACAGGATGCCACGCCCCGTTCCGCCTTGCGGCTGTGGCAGGCTTCACAAAGTGCCCGTGTGCCGACCCGGTTCCCACCACGATATGGGCATTGGACGCGGCGGCGAACAGACGGCCAGAAGGCCGCGGCGGGTGCGGAGTCGGTTAACGGGTTTTCGGCGAATCAGGACAGGGTATAGGAGACAACCCATGTCGGCGCGCGCCATCGTATCGCTGGGCGTCTGGATTTTGGCCATGGTGCTGCTCGGCACCATGACGGTCGGCCTTGCGCTGGCCTTCTACGTACTGCTGACGCTGTGTTTCGCGGTCGTGGTGGCCGCATTGACACTGCTTGCCCGCCGGCGCGAAGCCCATCGGGGGGAGCAGAGCTACCTTTAGGCCTTTACCGAGTTCCGGTGCAGGCATCGGTCCGGGAACAGCCCGGAAACGGCAGGCTGCCGCCTCCGGGCCTATCCATCATTCCGGCAGGACTCGCAGCCGGGATACCGCGGTGCGGGCCGACAGGTGTGGACGTTGCAGGTCCTGCACCTGAGCCCCAGGAGCCGCAAAGTCGCCAGGGGTCACAGCGCGGACCAGATAAACCAGCCGGAAGCGCGGGGACGCTTTCGGCAGATCGACGGCGGCAAGGAAGCGGTCGTCGCGGAACTCGACATTGCGGACGGAGGACAGCTCACCCAGCCAGGACAGTTTGCCGAGTTGGCCGCTGTTGGCGAGTCGGACATTCTCGATCTCGAAGCCGGCCGGCAGCGGATCGTTGACCAGCACCGAATGGTCGAGCGGATCGCCGACCTCGCCTTCGAGGATCACCACCAGCAGGTCGTTGTGACGGACACCGGCCGGATCCACCGGACGACCGGCCATGTCGAACAGGCGGCGGCGGATGGTCATCCCCTGCTCCTCCGCGCCGGCCGGCTGGTCGGGCACGCCGGCCGCGGAAACCACCTGCCGGACCTCGCCGCCCAGGTTGCGGATGGCCGGTGGGGACGCCGGGTCGACGCGCAGGATCTGAGGCTTGGCGTTCTCCATCGTCTGGTCGCCGATGGCAAGCTTCATCGGCAGGGCCCGGTCGATCAGCGCCTTGGACGCCAACAGCAGCCAAGCCTGTTCCTGCGGGTTGGTGGTGCGCACGGCGGCGAAGGTCTTCGCCACCCGCTCGGCCGCCTGGAAGATGCGGTCGCGGTCGGCGACCCCGCTCTCTGCCAAGAGGACAACCACGCCGGCCTCATCGCGCAACGACGAGCCGTGATCCCGCAACGCGGCGCTCACCATGCGGGCACCGGTCAGCTTGGCAAAGGCCTCCGTCGCGGCCTGCTGATCGCCCAGTATTGCGGCGGCAGCAGCAGCCTGGGCCCGGCCGAAGTCGGTCGGCAGCCGGTCCCAATAGTTCTCCCGGAAGTAACGGACAGCACCGGCGTCGATCATCTTCGCCCGCGCCAGCACATAGAGGGCGTAGGCACGGCCGGGAAGGTCGGCGGTCTCGACCCAGGCGTTGTCCACCGTCTGCTTCAGCCAGTCCAGCCCCTTGCGGTAGGGCTGGTCGGGAATGCGGTAGCCCGCGGCCTTGGCACGGCCCAGCACATCGACCGCATAGGCGGTGAGCCACGGGTCGAGATCGCCCTTCGGCGACCAGGCGGCAAAGGCACCATCGGCGCGTTGGAAGGTCAGGAGCCGGTCGATGCCGCGCTGGACGCGCGCCTTGATCCGGTCCTCCGGCGCCAAGCCCAGGCCGGCGGCGACCTCCGGCATCGACAGCAGCGGAAGGATGCGGCTGGCGGTCTGCTCGGCCCCACCCGGCGCCGCCCGGTCGAGCGCGAAGAACAGGCCCGCCACGTCGAGATCGGGCAGCGGAGCCACCACCGCGCCGACGGACAGCGTTTCCGGCCGCAGCCCGGCGGTGATGTCGGCCGGAATGCCCAGGCTCTTGTCGGTGGCCAAGGCGGCAACGGATCGGCGTGACACCAGCGGCGAGGCCGGGCGCACGGTAACGTCCCAGCGCCGGGTGACGCGGACGCCATCCGGACCGGTGACGTCCAGCGTGACATGGCCGGCGCCGACGGCAGTGGCGGTCAGCACCCGGCCGGCTGTGGCGCGCTTGCCGCGCGCCAGTTTCGGCACGTCGAGAACGCCCCCCCCTTCGCCCTGACGGAGGGAGACGGCGCCTTCGGCGGACAGGGTCATCCGGTAATCGCCGGACGGACCGTTGAGATTGTCGAGCGACAGCATCACCTGCGCCGAGTCCCCCGGAGCGAGGAAGCGCGGCAGCACCGCATCGGCGACGACCGGGTCGCGCACCAGCATCTGGCTTTCGGCATGGCCCATCCGGCCCTCGCTCCAAGCCACGGCCATCAGGCGCAGACGGCCCTGGAAATCGGGCAGATCGAAGGGAACCGATATCTTGCCGTCAGCCCCCACGGTCAGGATCCCGGAA contains these protein-coding regions:
- a CDS encoding acyl-CoA dehydrogenase C-terminal domain-containing protein: ARLPDAPAGTRGISLFLVPKFLPKDDGTPGARNGVACGSIEHKMGIKASSTCVMNFEDATGWLVGEPHKGMRAMFVMMNAARLAVGIQGLGLAEVSYQNAVNYARERLQGRSLSGVKAPDKPADPIIVHPDVRKNLLTARAFTEGARALGALTAYKLDVAEKHPDERTRRDADEFVQLMTPIVKALFTDIGFDSANIAVQVHGGHGFIWETGVEQYVRDARICQIYEGTNGIQALDLVGRKLPQDVGRLLRHFFHPVGRDIEAAMEKDELGEFVMPLAKAFAKLQQATALIAQKGLKDPEEAGAAASDYLRLFGLVALGWSWLTMVNKAQARLEAGEGNAAFYEAKIKTARFYMTKLLPQTNSLFITIAAGAKPLMELEDAAF
- a CDS encoding 3-hydroxyacyl-CoA dehydrogenase/enoyl-CoA hydratase family protein; its protein translation is MKIERAAVIGAGVMGAGIAAHFANAGIPCVLLDIPAKEGADRSAIAKGAVAKMLKTDPAPFMHPKNAKLITPGNLEDDLNLLADVDWIVEAIVENPAIKADLYKRIDPVRKAGSVVSSNTSTIPLAVLTEGQSGQFAKDFLITHFFNPPRYMRLLEIVGGADTRADALAAIAEVCDRRLGKGVVHCKDTPGFIANRIGVFWIQAAVNAAVDLGLTVEEADAVGGRPMGIPKTGVFGLMDLVGLDLMPHIAKSMSATLPANDAYRGQMREHPVITKMIAEGYTGRKGKGGFYRINKAGGGKVKESVNLQTGDYAPSEKARLDSVSSAGRDLRKLCEHPDKGGRFARRVLAQTLAYAASLVPEIADSIVAVDEGMRLGYNWKQGPFELIDRLGTEWFAELCRSEGIPVPALVETAAGRPFYRVEGGKLQHLTTAGVYDTVVRPDGVLLLSDIKRAAGKPVWKNGSASLWDIGDGVLCVEFTSKMNAVDGDIMAAYEKAMRLIGDGKGDWKALVIHNEADNFSVGANLGLALFALNIGLWPQIEEMVEGGQRTYRALKYAPFPVVAAPSGMALGGGCEILLHSDHVQAHAETYVGLVEVGVGLIPAWGGCTEMLARHQANPKAPRGPMPGIAKAFEIISTATVAKSAAEAKELLYFRATDGITMNRDRLLADAKAKALELAQAYTPPEKTTSYVLPGPSAKAAMELAVEGFALQGKVTPHDKVVCAALAEVLSGGEEADIAKPVGEDHILRLEREAFMGLVRTGGTIDRIEHMLLTGKPLRN
- a CDS encoding thiolase family protein, whose product is MKSVVIAGYARSPFAFAHKGELTKVRPDDLLARVIAALVERTGLKTEDVEDVIVGCSFPEGEQGLNVARSISFLAKLPQTAAATTVNRYCGSSMQSIHQAAGAIQMGAGEVFVCGGVESMTRVPIMGFNPMPNPTLKESYPEAYCSMGITAENVARKYAISRAEQEALAVASHAKAAEAQAAGRLADEIVGIQTAAGLVDKDGCIRPGTNAEGLAGLKPAFTADGTVTAGTSSPLTDGASVVLVTTEEYARANGLPILAKIRSVAVAGCAPELMGLGPVPATRKALARAGLSINDIDIIEINEAFSSQAIACMRDLDIDPSRINPDGGALALGHPLGATGARITGKAAALLKREGKQFALATQCIGGGQGIATILEAV
- a CDS encoding MerR family transcriptional regulator, giving the protein MDRIADGMASMDTEESGRAEGPGCDPRLGIGDLAGEFGLTHRTIRHYEDEGLLSPERIGSARGGVHGGARIYSHRDRARLALICRGKRLGFSLAEIKDFLNLYDSGDAQIEQMRYMRTIARRRISALEQQLADVKQTLAELCTIDTQISEHLRRNGITETQDMEEKHS